The DNA region CGACCGCGGCGATGCTGGAGGAGATGCGCCGCGCGCCGCTCGGCGACGATAGCCGGGACGGCGATCCCACCGTGTGCGCGCTGGAAGAGCAGGCGGCCGCGCTGACCGGCAAGGAAGCCGCAGTGTTCGTGCCGAGCGGAACGATGGGCAATCTGCTGGCGATGATGGCGCATGCCGAGCGGGGCGGGGAGGTGTTCGCCGACGCCGGCGCGCATCTGTTCAATTCGGAGATCGGCAGCGTCGTGACGGTTGCCGGCCTGGTGCCGCGGCCGGTTGCGAGCCGCCGCGGCGCGATGGACGAAGCGGCGCTCGGTCAGGCGATCGACGCCACCTTGACGGCGGGACGGTTGCGGCCGGCGCTGATCTGGATGGAGACCAGCCACAACGGCGCCGGCGGCACCGTGATGCCGCTGCCGCAGATGGCGCGGCTTCATGCGCTTGGCCGCAGCAATGGCGTCGCCGTCCATGTCGACGGCGCGCGCCTGTTCAACGCTGCGGTGGCGCTCGGCGTTCGCGCGCAGGAGATCGCCGAGCACACCGACAGCCTGATGTTCTGCATCTCCAAGGGGCTGAGCGCGCCGGTCGGCAGTCTCCTGGTCGGCGACGGCGCCTTCATCGTGCGGGCGCGCTCGTTCCGCCGCCTCGTCGGCGGCAACATGCGGCAGGCCGGCGTGATCGCGGCGGCGGGCCTTGTCGCGCTCGACACCATGATCGACCGCCTGCGCGACGATCACGCCGCGGCAGCACAGCTCGCGCGGGGGCTTTCGTGGCTGGACCCGGCGCTCGCGGTACCGGATCATGTCCAGACCAACATCCTGCGCATCGATGTGTCGAACAGCGCGCATGATGCAGCCATTTGGGCATCGCGCGTCAAGGCGCAGGGCATCCTCGTGCAGGCGAGCGGCGCAAGGCAGCTTCGCCTCGTCACCCACCGCCATATCGACCGCGCCGCGGTCGAGCGGACGCTGGCGGCCTTTGCTGCGGTCGCTTAGGGACGTGCATGGAGACCGAGACCGCCGCGGGACAGCATGGCGATGCACGACGATGGGCCACGGTCATCGTCGTGATCGGCTGCGGCGTCGCAGCTGCGTTCCAGGTCGGCAAGGTGCCGATCGCCGCGCCGATGTTGCGGGATGATCTCGGCATCGACCTGGCCGCGATCGGAACCGTGGCCGGCATCTTCGCGGTGCTCGGGCTTGTCTGCAGCATTCCGGCCGGCGTCGTTGTCGCCGCGATCGGCACGCGGCTGGTGCTGCTCGCCGGGCTCGGCACCATCGCGGTCGGAGCGAGCCTCGGCGCGCTGGCGCCGTCGCTTGCGGTGCTGCTGGCCTCGCGCCTGGCGGAAGGGCTCGGCGTCCTGCTGGTGATGGTCTCGGCACCGGCATTGCTGCAGCGCGTTGTCGACGTCAGCGCCCGCGACGTCACGATGGCGGTGTGGAGCTGCGTCACGCCGTTCGGCATCGCGCTCGCCTTGTTGACCGGCCCCTTGTTCGGCGGCTGGCGCGCGATCTGGTGGGCGAGTGCGCTGATCGTCGCCGTGCTGTTCGTGCTCGCCGTTGTGACGGTGCCCGATGCGGCATTGCGGACCGGACCGGCGCGCCACGGGCTGTTGCGTCAAAGCGCGGCGCTTGCGTTCCGGCGCACGCCGGCGCTGCTGACCATGCTGTTCGCGCTCTATAGCCTGATGTTCTTCGCGCTGTTCAGCTTCCTGCCGATCCTGTTGCACGAGCGTCTGGGCGTCGCGAGCCAGGCCGCCGGCGCGCTCAGCGCCACGGCCGCCGCCGCAAACGTTCTCGGCAATCTCGTTGCCGGACAGTTGCTCGCGCGCAAAGTCGACCGCAGCGGATTGATCGCGGGGGCGGCGCTGCTGATGGGCGCATCCGCGCTCGGGATCTTTCTACCGGTGCTCGGTGGATGGGGGGCGTTCTTGCTTTGCCT from Bradyrhizobium genosp. L includes:
- a CDS encoding MFS transporter; the protein is METETAAGQHGDARRWATVIVVIGCGVAAAFQVGKVPIAAPMLRDDLGIDLAAIGTVAGIFAVLGLVCSIPAGVVVAAIGTRLVLLAGLGTIAVGASLGALAPSLAVLLASRLAEGLGVLLVMVSAPALLQRVVDVSARDVTMAVWSCVTPFGIALALLTGPLFGGWRAIWWASALIVAVLFVLAVVTVPDAALRTGPARHGLLRQSAALAFRRTPALLTMLFALYSLMFFALFSFLPILLHERLGVASQAAGALSATAAAANVLGNLVAGQLLARKVDRSGLIAGAALLMGASALGIFLPVLGGWGAFLLCLVFSATGGLVPATLLATAPAAARSAPMVPVMMGLLMTGSNFGQVTGPIAVGTAVSAWGWSAACVVVVVAAGLAGLAAWLLGHGRHDGAVTEEAGDTA
- a CDS encoding GntG family PLP-dependent aldolase; the protein is MSTATTSSTREIVDLRSDTVTLPTAAMLEEMRRAPLGDDSRDGDPTVCALEEQAAALTGKEAAVFVPSGTMGNLLAMMAHAERGGEVFADAGAHLFNSEIGSVVTVAGLVPRPVASRRGAMDEAALGQAIDATLTAGRLRPALIWMETSHNGAGGTVMPLPQMARLHALGRSNGVAVHVDGARLFNAAVALGVRAQEIAEHTDSLMFCISKGLSAPVGSLLVGDGAFIVRARSFRRLVGGNMRQAGVIAAAGLVALDTMIDRLRDDHAAAAQLARGLSWLDPALAVPDHVQTNILRIDVSNSAHDAAIWASRVKAQGILVQASGARQLRLVTHRHIDRAAVERTLAAFAAVA